In one window of Niallia sp. Man26 DNA:
- a CDS encoding translocation protein TolB, which translates to MNYRMLLSLFVIFLSLSTAAGAAVEVPLTAAFVRNNQLWVKEGSEERQLTYSQHVYNPKWSFDGRFIAYIDGDEQGEKSDLYIYDMVKNESYQPYVQVSATDFKWSPNNNQLAYNDQGILNVTKIKHGRPEMFENVSLGVSGFEWFPNGKEFIVSSQSNLLPTGWGPIELFKVAADANLQQEKIHPFFTILTNKDLFAITAEEFKWSDDGKWLSFLAIPTASWSNDSNSLCVITAKGERFQEVGKMLNNQDWFNWAPNKNQLAYISGEGRFLVENKRTTIAEMPAFIGQKVYTPKGDVDLDLSWYSPDVVIVARSKENKEWKEGPVPTMYTSLYSIHLKSNDQKQLTAPKEKERDDTPQAVNGYITWVRHMENEQNNVWIREGLEGKDSIWIKNVESEPVFYIEKHKL; encoded by the coding sequence ATGAATTATCGAATGCTCTTATCTCTTTTTGTTATTTTTTTAAGTTTATCTACTGCTGCTGGAGCCGCAGTGGAAGTGCCTTTAACAGCTGCATTTGTGCGAAACAATCAGCTGTGGGTGAAGGAGGGAAGTGAAGAAAGACAGCTCACCTATTCTCAGCATGTATATAACCCTAAATGGTCCTTTGATGGCCGTTTTATTGCGTATATAGATGGGGATGAGCAAGGTGAAAAGTCTGATCTGTATATTTATGATATGGTCAAAAACGAAAGCTATCAACCATATGTGCAAGTGAGTGCAACGGATTTCAAATGGTCACCAAATAATAATCAGTTAGCTTATAATGATCAAGGAATATTAAACGTCACTAAAATAAAACACGGACGGCCTGAAATGTTTGAGAACGTTTCTTTAGGTGTCAGCGGATTTGAATGGTTTCCGAACGGCAAAGAATTTATTGTGTCTTCTCAATCCAATTTATTACCGACAGGTTGGGGCCCCATTGAATTATTTAAAGTTGCAGCTGATGCAAACTTACAACAAGAAAAGATTCATCCCTTTTTTACAATCCTGACTAATAAAGATTTATTTGCAATAACGGCAGAGGAGTTTAAGTGGAGTGATGATGGAAAGTGGCTTAGCTTTCTGGCTATTCCGACAGCATCCTGGTCCAATGACAGTAATTCATTATGTGTTATTACAGCAAAGGGAGAGCGTTTTCAAGAAGTCGGCAAAATGCTGAACAATCAGGATTGGTTTAATTGGGCCCCGAATAAAAATCAGCTTGCCTATATTTCTGGTGAAGGAAGATTTCTCGTTGAAAATAAGCGGACAACCATCGCAGAAATGCCTGCTTTTATCGGACAGAAAGTTTATACACCAAAGGGGGATGTTGACTTGGATTTGTCATGGTATTCTCCTGATGTAGTGATTGTTGCTCGTTCTAAGGAAAATAAAGAATGGAAGGAAGGCCCGGTACCTACAATGTATACTAGCCTTTATTCCATTCATTTGAAGTCTAATGACCAAAAGCAATTGACAGCACCTAAAGAAAAGGAACGAGATGATACCCCTCAAGCCGTTAATGGCTATATAACTTGGGTCCGGCATATGGAAAATGAGCAAAATAATGTTTGGATTAGAGAAGGGCTTGAAGGCAAAGATAGTATATGGATTAAAAATGTTGAGTCTGAACCTGTTTTTTATATAGAGAAGCATAAATTATAG
- a CDS encoding TerC family protein yields MESIWLEYAWALLILIGLEGLLSADNALVLAVIAKHLPEDEKKRAINYGIIIAFIFRFAALFAISFIANVWQVQAIGAVYLLYLGLKHIFKAWFKKEKPHTEVEEEAKGKGFLPTVGKIALADLVFAIDSILAAVALALGLPDSPLGEFGGMDGGQFLVVLLGGIAGLVLIKYAATWFVQLLDKRPALETTAYVIVAWVGVKLSVITLAHEDIGVLDHHFPHSTGWTLIFYGVLVAVALIGWFAPNNKNKAKKDPA; encoded by the coding sequence ATGGAGTCAATATGGTTGGAATATGCTTGGGCATTGTTGATTTTAATTGGCTTAGAAGGGTTGTTATCTGCTGACAATGCATTGGTTCTTGCAGTAATTGCGAAGCATTTACCTGAAGATGAGAAAAAAAGGGCAATAAATTACGGTATAATTATCGCCTTTATTTTTCGATTTGCAGCACTGTTTGCGATATCATTTATTGCAAACGTCTGGCAGGTACAGGCAATCGGTGCCGTTTATCTGCTTTATTTAGGCTTAAAGCATATCTTTAAGGCATGGTTTAAGAAAGAAAAGCCGCATACGGAAGTGGAAGAAGAGGCTAAAGGAAAGGGCTTCTTACCTACTGTGGGAAAGATTGCATTAGCAGATTTAGTTTTTGCGATTGATTCCATTTTAGCGGCAGTTGCTCTTGCCCTCGGCCTTCCTGATTCACCGCTTGGTGAGTTCGGCGGTATGGATGGAGGACAGTTTCTCGTTGTTCTTCTTGGTGGGATTGCCGGCCTAGTTTTAATTAAATATGCAGCCACATGGTTTGTACAGCTGCTTGATAAGCGACCTGCATTAGAAACAACAGCATATGTAATTGTAGCTTGGGTCGGTGTCAAGCTTAGCGTAATTACCCTGGCACACGAAGATATTGGTGTACTGGACCATCATTTTCCCCATAGCACTGGCTGGACGTTAATCTTTTATGGAGTATTAGTAGCGGTAGCATTAATCGGCTGGTTTGCGCCAAACAATAAAAATAAGGCTAAGAAAGACCCTGCCTAA